A single region of the Triticum dicoccoides isolate Atlit2015 ecotype Zavitan chromosome 2B, WEW_v2.0, whole genome shotgun sequence genome encodes:
- the LOC119367847 gene encoding skin secretory protein xP2-like → MQRASALLLCSLCCLFARPSQAFLDGTRGAGAYISRLLSEGYGEEKIPMAVVVPSVPDYSPRPAPTTVAVAAPAPAPTPTPTPVPGSEEYMPKLPSDRLSPGAPASGNAGAPAPAASGEGASTAFISSNPVVPLPAGVTDSATVLPMPTPGQEQRQDVGMGTLLQARAVPLVAPLLMVLYF, encoded by the exons ATGCAGCGCGCGTCCGCTCTGCTGCTCTGCTCCCTCTGTTGCCTCTTCGCGCGGCCGTCGCAGGCGTTCCTCGACGGCACGCGCGGCGCCGGGGCGTACATTTCTCGG CTGCTTAGCGAGGGATACGGCGAGGAGAAGATCCCCATGGCCGTCGTGGTGCCGTCGGTGCCAGATTACTCCCCGCGGCCGGCACCGACCACTGTCGCTGtcgccgcgcccgcgcccgcgccaaCGCCAACGCCAACGCCGGTGCCCGGCTCGGAGGAGTACATGCCGAAGCTGCCGTCGGACAGGCTGAGCCCTGGGGCGCCAGCCAGCGGCAATGCGGGCGCACCGGCACCTGCCGCGTCGGGCGAGGGGGCGAGCACCGCCTTCATCAGCAGCAACCCCGTGGTGCCGCTCCCCGCCGGCGTCACCGACTCCGCAACCGTCCTGCCCATGCCCACCCCCGGACAAGAGCAGCGGCAG GACGTGGGGATGGGCACCCTGCTTCAGGCCAGGGCGGTGCCGTTGGTCGCTCCTCTCCTCATGGTGCTCTACTTTTGA